One region of Anaerolineae bacterium genomic DNA includes:
- the ahcY gene encoding adenosylhomocysteinase, translating into MGKGYDVRDLSLADQGRLRIEWAAREMPVLAQLQERFGQEHPLSGLRLSACLHVTSETANLMRVLQAGGADVVLCASNPLSTQDDVAAALVAHYEIPVYAIKGEDHRTYYAHIQAAIDHRPHITMDDGADLVSTLHRERQELLGDVIGGTEETTTGVIRLRAMAKEGVLRYPIIAVNDAMTKHLFDNRYGTGQSTIDGILRATNVLLAGKNFVVAGYGWCSRGIAMRARGMGANVIVTEVDPLRALEAVMDGFRVMPMIEAAAIGDIFVTSTGDINVIDWPHLERMKSGAILANSGHFNVEINLQALEAMAVQRQRVRDFLDEYQLADGRRLYLIGEGRLVNLAAAEGHPSAVMDMSFANQALCAEYMVKHGRELERQVYPVPEHIDKTVARLKLQAMGVQIDALTPEQEKYLASWEMGT; encoded by the coding sequence GTGGGTAAAGGATATGATGTAAGGGACTTATCGTTGGCCGACCAGGGGCGCCTTCGCATTGAGTGGGCGGCCCGGGAGATGCCAGTGCTGGCACAACTGCAGGAGCGCTTCGGCCAGGAGCATCCCCTCAGCGGGCTACGGCTGTCGGCCTGTCTACACGTCACCTCAGAGACCGCTAACCTGATGCGCGTGCTGCAGGCAGGCGGCGCTGATGTGGTGTTGTGTGCTTCGAACCCCCTGTCTACCCAGGACGATGTGGCAGCCGCCTTAGTGGCACATTACGAGATCCCTGTCTATGCGATTAAGGGCGAGGATCACCGTACTTACTACGCGCACATCCAGGCGGCGATAGATCACCGTCCGCATATCACGATGGACGACGGGGCGGATCTGGTCTCCACGTTGCATCGCGAGCGTCAGGAGCTGCTCGGCGATGTGATCGGCGGCACGGAGGAGACCACGACCGGTGTGATCCGGCTGCGGGCGATGGCGAAGGAGGGCGTATTACGTTATCCGATCATCGCCGTCAACGATGCCATGACCAAGCACCTATTCGACAACCGGTATGGCACGGGGCAATCCACGATTGATGGCATCTTGCGGGCAACCAATGTGCTGTTGGCGGGCAAGAACTTTGTGGTAGCCGGCTATGGATGGTGTAGCCGCGGCATCGCCATGCGGGCGCGTGGGATGGGTGCCAACGTCATCGTAACCGAGGTGGACCCGCTGCGAGCGCTCGAAGCGGTGATGGATGGTTTCCGGGTGATGCCGATGATCGAAGCCGCGGCGATCGGCGACATCTTTGTCACCTCGACGGGCGACATCAACGTAATTGATTGGCCACACCTGGAGCGCATGAAGTCGGGCGCGATCCTAGCCAACTCCGGTCACTTCAACGTGGAGATCAACCTGCAAGCCCTGGAAGCGATGGCAGTCCAACGGCAGCGGGTGAGAGACTTCCTGGACGAATATCAGTTGGCGGACGGCCGTCGGCTTTACCTCATCGGCGAGGGCCGGCTGGTGAACCTAGCCGCAGCCGAGGGGCACCCCAGCGCAGTGATGGACATGAGTTTTGCCAATCAGGCGTTGTGTGCGGAGTATATGGTCAAGCATGGGCGAGAGCTGGAGCGGCAGGTGTATCCCGTCCCTGAGCACATTGACAAGACGGTCGCCCGCCTGAAGCTACAGGCGATGGGCGTCCAAATTGACGCGCTTACACCAGAGCAGGAGAAGTATCTGGCCTCGTGGGAGATGGGGACATAA
- the metK gene encoding methionine adenosyltransferase has translation MRSPQFFYTSESVTEGHPDKMCDQVSDAVLDAIIAQDPDARVACECATTTGLMLVMGEITTSAQVDIPEIARSTIREIGYTRAKYGFDADTCAVIVSIKKQSADIAMGVDRALEAKTGEMNESEIEAIGAGDQGMMIGFACDETPEYMPMSILLAHKLCKRLAAVRKDGTLPYLRPDGKSQVTVEYHYGKPVRVDTIVVSTQHAPDVDQATIYQDVVDVVIRQVVPEHMIDRRTKIFVNPTGRFVTGGPSGDAGLTGRKIMVDTYGGVARHGGGAFSGKDPTKVDRSGAYMARHIAKNIVAAGLASRFELQISYAIGVARPVSLAVETFGTGKVPDEQITELIKAHFDLRPAAIIRYLDLRRPIYKATAAYGHFGRLDIDAPWERLNMAETLRHEAGLD, from the coding sequence ATGAGATCGCCACAGTTCTTCTACACCTCGGAATCGGTGACCGAGGGGCATCCGGATAAGATGTGTGACCAGGTCTCGGACGCAGTGTTGGATGCCATCATCGCCCAGGATCCGGACGCGCGCGTGGCCTGCGAGTGCGCGACGACCACTGGGTTAATGTTGGTGATGGGCGAGATCACCACGTCGGCCCAGGTGGACATCCCGGAGATCGCCCGCAGCACGATTCGTGAGATCGGCTATACACGGGCGAAATATGGGTTCGACGCTGACACCTGTGCGGTGATTGTCTCCATTAAGAAGCAGTCAGCCGACATCGCGATGGGGGTGGATCGGGCGTTGGAGGCCAAGACTGGTGAGATGAACGAGTCGGAGATCGAGGCAATCGGGGCTGGCGATCAAGGAATGATGATCGGCTTCGCCTGCGATGAGACGCCCGAGTATATGCCGATGTCCATCCTCTTAGCCCACAAACTCTGCAAACGATTGGCGGCAGTGCGTAAAGACGGCACACTTCCTTACCTACGGCCAGATGGCAAGTCACAGGTGACTGTGGAGTATCACTACGGCAAGCCGGTACGGGTGGATACCATTGTCGTCTCCACGCAACACGCCCCTGATGTAGATCAAGCTACTATCTACCAGGACGTGGTAGATGTCGTGATCCGGCAGGTAGTGCCAGAACACATGATAGATCGCCGCACCAAGATCTTTGTCAACCCCACAGGACGCTTTGTAACAGGTGGCCCTTCGGGCGATGCCGGCCTGACCGGACGCAAGATCATGGTGGATACCTATGGTGGGGTTGCCCGGCACGGAGGGGGTGCCTTTTCCGGCAAAGATCCGACGAAAGTGGATCGCTCTGGCGCCTACATGGCGCGTCATATCGCCAAGAACATCGTCGCGGCCGGGCTGGCCAGCCGGTTCGAGTTGCAGATCTCCTATGCGATCGGGGTGGCGCGGCCGGTTTCCCTGGCCGTAGAGACGTTCGGGACAGGCAAGGTGCCGGATGAGCAGATTACCGAGCTGATCAAGGCACACTTCGATCTGCGCCCGGCGGCGATCATACGGTACTTAGATTTGCGACGGCCTATCTACAAGGCAACGGCAGCATATGGCCATTTCGGCCGTCTGGACATTGACGCGCCATGGGAGCGGCTGAACATGGCGGAGACCCTGCGGCATGAGGCTGGCCTCGATTAA
- a CDS encoding ATP-dependent RecD-like DNA helicase, with protein MHELTGVIERITYHNEEDGYTVAQLTPEGKDYTVTVVGNMLGIHVGESVHLIGEWTIHPQYGRQFKAASVRMVLPATVQGIRKYLGSGLIKGIGPVTAERIVRRFGLETLDVIEKTPERLLEVLGVGPKRVAMIRRAWEEQRQIKEVMLFLQANGVSTSLAVKIYKTYGDAAIQVVRNDPYRLARDVYGIGFITADKIARNLGIAPDALERAAAGVAYVLSQMADEGHVYVPRSELIAEAARLLQIDEARVAQAIEALAADEQVRIEPLIGQRASELANRRLPESAREAMAPTAIGEERAIYLTPFYYGEIGVAGRLRRLIEAPVDRLAVFQTFDWTAAFAAIQQRTGLALAPAQRQAVQTALTQRVTVLTGGPGTGKTTSLQTIIHILEAANRSYVLASPTGRAAKRLSEATGREAKTVHRLLEFKPGEGMTFQRNEEHPLDADMVIVDEASMLDLLLANHLLKAIPPGAHLLLVGDVDQLPSVGAGNVLRDIIASEAVAVVRLDTIFRQREGSYIIVNAHRINRGQMPILDNQKAQDFFLFKTDDPAQAAQLIVELVQTRIPRRFGLKPADIQVLSPMHRGEAGVGHLNLLLQNALNPPSEHKPERHLGGRVFRLGDRVMQTCNNYDKEVYNGDLGHIVALDLEEQTLTVDFDGRRVRYDFLELDELVHAYAISVHKAQGSEFPAVVVPIVTQHYVMLQRNLLYTAVTRARQLVVLVGTPRAIAIAVHNDRVAQRYSALAERLQMG; from the coding sequence ATGCACGAGCTCACCGGTGTGATCGAGCGCATCACCTACCACAACGAGGAAGACGGCTACACCGTCGCCCAGCTCACGCCCGAGGGCAAGGATTACACCGTCACCGTCGTCGGGAACATGCTGGGCATCCACGTGGGCGAGTCCGTCCATTTGATCGGCGAGTGGACGATACATCCCCAGTACGGCCGCCAGTTCAAGGCAGCGTCCGTGCGCATGGTGCTGCCCGCCACCGTTCAAGGCATCCGCAAATACCTAGGGTCCGGCCTGATCAAGGGGATCGGCCCGGTCACCGCCGAGCGCATCGTGCGGCGTTTCGGACTGGAGACGCTCGACGTAATCGAGAAGACGCCCGAACGATTGCTAGAGGTGCTGGGCGTTGGCCCCAAGCGGGTGGCAATGATCCGACGCGCCTGGGAGGAGCAGCGCCAGATCAAGGAGGTGATGCTCTTCCTGCAAGCGAATGGGGTGAGCACCTCGCTGGCGGTCAAGATCTACAAAACCTATGGCGACGCGGCCATCCAAGTGGTACGCAACGATCCCTATCGGTTAGCGCGGGATGTCTACGGCATCGGCTTCATCACCGCTGACAAGATCGCCCGCAACCTAGGGATCGCGCCGGACGCCCTGGAGCGAGCGGCGGCCGGTGTGGCTTATGTGCTCAGCCAGATGGCGGACGAGGGGCATGTCTATGTGCCTCGCAGCGAGCTAATCGCCGAGGCCGCCCGCTTATTGCAGATCGACGAAGCGCGCGTGGCCCAGGCCATCGAGGCGTTAGCAGCGGATGAACAGGTGCGAATCGAGCCGTTGATAGGCCAACGGGCCAGCGAGTTGGCGAATCGGCGATTACCCGAGTCGGCGAGGGAGGCCATGGCTCCAACGGCGATCGGCGAGGAGCGCGCCATCTATTTGACCCCCTTCTACTACGGCGAGATCGGGGTGGCGGGTCGGCTGCGGCGGCTGATCGAGGCGCCAGTGGACCGGCTAGCGGTGTTTCAAACCTTCGACTGGACGGCCGCATTCGCCGCTATCCAACAACGTACTGGCCTGGCTCTGGCACCCGCTCAACGCCAGGCGGTGCAAACGGCCCTCACGCAGCGGGTGACAGTGCTCACCGGTGGCCCGGGCACAGGGAAAACCACCAGCCTTCAGACAATCATCCACATCTTGGAGGCGGCCAACCGCTCTTACGTGCTGGCTTCGCCCACAGGGCGGGCGGCTAAGCGGCTGTCGGAGGCCACCGGTCGCGAGGCGAAGACGGTGCACCGGTTGCTGGAGTTCAAGCCAGGTGAAGGGATGACCTTCCAGCGCAACGAGGAGCATCCACTGGACGCGGACATGGTGATCGTAGATGAGGCATCCATGCTGGATTTGTTGCTGGCCAACCACTTGTTGAAAGCCATTCCGCCCGGCGCCCACCTGCTCCTGGTAGGCGACGTGGATCAGCTCCCATCCGTCGGGGCCGGTAACGTCCTGCGCGACATCATCGCCTCAGAGGCGGTAGCTGTAGTACGGCTGGACACCATCTTCCGTCAGAGAGAGGGCAGCTACATCATCGTCAACGCACATCGTATCAATCGGGGCCAGATGCCAATCCTGGACAACCAAAAGGCCCAGGACTTTTTCCTGTTCAAGACCGACGATCCGGCTCAGGCCGCTCAACTGATCGTAGAGTTGGTGCAAACGCGCATCCCGCGCCGGTTCGGTCTAAAGCCGGCGGACATCCAGGTGCTGAGCCCGATGCACCGGGGCGAGGCAGGTGTGGGCCATCTAAACCTGTTATTGCAAAACGCGCTTAATCCCCCGTCCGAGCATAAACCGGAGCGCCACTTAGGCGGCCGCGTTTTCCGCTTAGGCGATCGGGTGATGCAGACCTGCAACAACTACGACAAAGAGGTCTACAACGGCGACCTGGGGCACATCGTCGCATTAGACCTGGAGGAGCAGACGCTGACCGTGGACTTTGACGGCCGGCGCGTCCGATATGATTTCCTGGAACTGGACGAGCTGGTGCACGCCTACGCGATTTCCGTACACAAGGCACAAGGATCCGAGTTCCCAGCCGTGGTGGTGCCAATAGTAACACAGCACTACGTGATGCTTCAACGCAATTTGCTTTACACCGCTGTGACAAGAGCGCGCCAGCTCGTTGTGTTGGTGGGCACGCCGCGCGCCATCGCCATCGCTGTGCACAATGATCGGGTAGCGCAGCGGTATAGCGCGCTGGCAGAGCGGCTGCAGATGGGCTAA
- a CDS encoding MATE family efflux transporter, whose translation MKLFQRGGLFITHMNWVGVQWLAMRDREISHIVNRLAWPVIAENLLQTLLGVVDMIMVSRLGAAAVAGVGAAGQVIWVINSAFGAVTVGTTVLIAHAIGAGDVSLANRVLKQSAILAAAVAAVLGAIGYLWSDEILFLMGAEPDLVEAGSVYLRIVLEMGIFMIAMFVIGAALRGAGDTQTPMRVTAFINVVNVVVAYGLIFGQWGLPRLGVAGSAWGASIARVVGTAILVVVLLRGKVPISARGRSGWQLDIPLIRRLVRVGVPSMIEQLVLSGGMLLYGIVVIGMGTKIYAAQRITLQIISLSFMPGLGFAMAATTLVGQSLGAKNPERARLAAWRSAFSALLWMSAIGLLAAVLGRPVMRLFSDDREIIEMGTAALAVLALTQPFQAFAQVLAGALRGAGDTRYPMWVTTAGIWLVRLPLAYLFGPVMGMSLAVIYVSNVLDSILRAALNAMRFQRGRWQEIGV comes from the coding sequence ATGAAACTATTTCAGCGCGGCGGCTTGTTCATCACGCATATGAACTGGGTTGGGGTCCAATGGCTGGCGATGAGGGATCGCGAGATCAGCCACATCGTCAACCGGCTGGCCTGGCCGGTTATCGCTGAGAACCTGCTGCAGACACTGCTGGGCGTGGTGGACATGATCATGGTTTCCCGGTTGGGGGCGGCAGCTGTCGCTGGGGTAGGGGCGGCTGGCCAGGTGATTTGGGTGATCAACTCGGCCTTTGGGGCAGTGACGGTGGGCACGACGGTGCTGATCGCTCACGCCATCGGGGCCGGCGATGTATCCCTGGCAAACCGGGTGCTCAAACAGTCGGCGATCCTGGCGGCGGCTGTTGCGGCTGTGTTGGGCGCGATAGGCTATCTCTGGTCCGACGAGATTCTCTTCCTAATGGGGGCGGAGCCAGACCTGGTCGAAGCGGGCTCCGTGTATCTGCGTATCGTCCTAGAGATGGGGATCTTCATGATCGCCATGTTCGTCATCGGCGCGGCGCTACGCGGGGCTGGCGACACGCAGACCCCGATGCGGGTGACAGCTTTCATCAATGTGGTGAACGTGGTCGTCGCTTATGGGCTGATTTTCGGCCAATGGGGTCTGCCGCGTTTGGGGGTAGCCGGCTCTGCTTGGGGAGCCAGTATCGCTCGTGTGGTAGGCACAGCGATCCTGGTAGTCGTCTTGTTGCGAGGAAAGGTGCCTATCAGCGCGCGCGGCCGCTCGGGGTGGCAGTTGGACATCCCACTGATTCGCCGGCTGGTGCGCGTGGGCGTCCCCTCTATGATCGAGCAGTTGGTGCTTAGCGGCGGCATGCTGCTGTATGGGATAGTAGTCATTGGAATGGGAACCAAAATCTACGCGGCACAACGGATCACCCTTCAGATCATCTCGCTCTCTTTCATGCCCGGCTTGGGGTTCGCCATGGCTGCCACTACGTTAGTAGGTCAGAGCCTAGGGGCGAAAAACCCTGAGCGGGCGCGGCTGGCTGCCTGGCGTTCCGCCTTTTCGGCTCTCCTCTGGATGTCGGCGATAGGGCTACTAGCGGCGGTGTTGGGCCGGCCCGTGATGCGCCTGTTCAGCGATGACCGAGAGATCATCGAGATGGGCACGGCGGCGCTCGCAGTGCTGGCGCTCACCCAGCCGTTTCAGGCCTTCGCCCAGGTGCTGGCGGGCGCGTTGCGGGGCGCGGGGGACACGCGCTATCCCATGTGGGTGACGACGGCGGGCATCTGGTTGGTGCGTTTGCCGCTGGCTTATCTGTTCGGGCCGGTGATGGGGATGAGCCTGGCGGTGATCTACGTGTCCAACGTCTTGGACAGCATTTTGCGTGCGGCATTGAACGCTATGCGCTTTCAGCGCGGGCGGTGGCAGGAGATCGGCGTATAA
- a CDS encoding sugar phosphate isomerase/epimerase, which yields MARPVTLFTGQWADMTLEALAAKAKEMGYDGLELACWGDHFEVDKALSDDAYCQSRWDILNKYGLKCFAISNHLVGQAVCDHIDIRHKAILPARVWGDGDPEGVRQRAAEEMKNTARAAAKLGVKVVNGFTGSSIWPLLYSFPPNQPGQIEAGYKDFADRWNPILDVFEEVGVKFALEVHPTEIAFDIVSAQRALEAINHRPSFGFNFDPSHLGYQGVDYVRFIRLFRDRIFHVHMKDVYWSPTPTDAGVFGGHLNFGDPRRYWDFRSLGRGCIRFEEIIRALNEIGYQGPLSVEWEDSGMDRVHGATEAAAFVRRLDFEPSRVAFDAAFEKR from the coding sequence ATGGCACGTCCGGTCACGCTTTTCACGGGACAATGGGCTGACATGACGCTGGAGGCTCTGGCGGCCAAGGCTAAGGAGATGGGGTATGACGGCCTCGAGCTCGCCTGCTGGGGTGACCATTTCGAGGTAGACAAGGCCTTATCCGATGACGCCTATTGCCAGAGCCGGTGGGACATCCTCAATAAGTACGGCCTGAAGTGCTTCGCGATCAGCAACCATTTGGTCGGCCAGGCTGTGTGCGATCACATTGATATCCGTCACAAGGCGATCCTCCCGGCTCGCGTCTGGGGCGATGGCGATCCCGAAGGCGTCCGGCAACGGGCGGCGGAGGAGATGAAGAATACCGCTCGCGCTGCCGCCAAATTGGGCGTCAAGGTCGTCAACGGCTTCACGGGCAGCTCTATCTGGCCGTTGCTCTATTCGTTCCCGCCCAACCAACCGGGGCAGATCGAGGCCGGCTACAAGGATTTCGCCGACCGCTGGAACCCGATCCTGGACGTCTTCGAAGAGGTGGGCGTCAAGTTCGCGCTGGAAGTTCATCCTACAGAGATCGCCTTCGATATCGTCTCCGCTCAGCGGGCACTGGAAGCGATCAATCATCGTCCGTCGTTTGGCTTTAACTTCGATCCCAGTCACCTGGGCTACCAGGGGGTAGACTACGTCCGCTTCATCCGGCTGTTCCGAGACCGCATCTTCCACGTGCACATGAAGGACGTCTACTGGTCGCCGACGCCAACGGATGCGGGCGTGTTCGGTGGCCACCTGAATTTCGGCGATCCTCGACGCTATTGGGACTTCCGCTCTTTGGGCCGCGGCTGCATTCGCTTTGAGGAGATCATCCGCGCCCTCAACGAGATCGGCTATCAGGGACCGCTGTCGGTGGAGTGGGAGGACAGCGGGATGGATCGCGTACACGGCGCGACGGAGGCGGCTGCCTTTGTCCGGCGGCTGGACTTCGAGCCCTCGCGGGTAGCGTTCGACGCGGCGTTCGAGAAGCGATAA
- a CDS encoding phosphatase PAP2 family protein, with protein sequence MKWSPLAQRIVAWDRVISQRWQKASTGWAYHLATAGAHLGDGWVWVLTLALTLALMPATARPLIWRWMISMAVAGGITTSIKLSWRRQRPMQRRGFYSQAYDQHSFPSGHATRMGTVMVYLPALFPGWGWLVLLLTLWVGWSRVALGVHYLLDVIAGLAVGFVVSLIVLHL encoded by the coding sequence ATGAAGTGGTCGCCTCTGGCCCAACGTATAGTGGCTTGGGACCGGGTGATCAGCCAGCGGTGGCAAAAGGCAAGCACAGGCTGGGCTTACCACCTGGCGACGGCTGGTGCGCATCTGGGGGATGGCTGGGTATGGGTGCTGACGCTAGCCTTAACGCTAGCTCTCATGCCCGCTACTGCTCGGCCGTTGATCTGGCGATGGATGATTTCCATGGCGGTCGCTGGGGGGATCACTACTTCAATAAAATTGAGCTGGCGTCGCCAGCGCCCGATGCAACGGCGTGGGTTCTATTCGCAGGCGTATGACCAACACTCGTTTCCCTCCGGACATGCCACGCGTATGGGGACGGTGATGGTATATTTGCCTGCGCTGTTCCCTGGGTGGGGATGGTTAGTCCTGCTCCTCACGTTATGGGTAGGATGGTCGCGGGTGGCTCTGGGAGTTCACTACCTCCTGGACGTGATCGCAGGCCTTGCGGTGGGGTTCGTAGTCTCGCTGATCGTTCTGCATCTGTAG
- a CDS encoding nucleotidyltransferase family protein, whose translation MASSGEIDACGSTAYNAPDASEEVLMLDAVVTAGYDPQRPDPLATAVGAPQKALIDVAGRPLVWWTVDALRRSPSIGRIVVVGIDPSLQVDLGPGVACLPNLPDHLENVLHGINYLLSHQPDMEYGIIASGDVPLLRPETVTWFISACLADRYDLYYSIVQDRVMEAQFPGAGRSYVRIKEGRFCGGDLFLVKTSVFQANLPLARRLMAERKHPLRQARLFGWRTLAKVVLGRLSIAEGEQVASRLLGCRAKVVISPYADLGMDVDKPHQLEMARRLLAARVEAQTA comes from the coding sequence TTGGCAAGTTCTGGCGAGATTGACGCTTGTGGCAGCACCGCCTATAATGCGCCTGACGCAAGCGAGGAGGTGCTTATGTTAGATGCCGTGGTCACAGCCGGCTACGATCCTCAGCGCCCGGATCCGCTAGCGACTGCCGTCGGTGCGCCGCAAAAGGCGCTCATAGATGTAGCCGGCCGGCCGTTGGTCTGGTGGACAGTAGACGCCTTACGCCGATCTCCATCCATTGGACGCATCGTAGTGGTAGGCATTGATCCGTCGTTACAGGTAGACCTGGGGCCAGGGGTAGCATGTCTGCCTAATTTGCCAGACCACCTGGAGAATGTCCTTCACGGTATTAACTACCTCCTAAGCCATCAGCCCGACATGGAATACGGGATCATCGCCTCCGGAGATGTGCCTCTGTTACGTCCAGAGACGGTCACTTGGTTTATCAGCGCCTGTTTGGCTGATCGCTATGACCTCTACTACTCGATCGTGCAGGATCGGGTCATGGAGGCCCAGTTCCCCGGAGCAGGCCGGTCATATGTGCGCATCAAGGAGGGGCGATTCTGCGGCGGTGATCTCTTTCTGGTCAAGACTTCGGTATTCCAGGCTAACTTGCCATTAGCCCGACGCCTGATGGCTGAACGCAAACATCCGTTGCGGCAGGCGCGCCTGTTCGGCTGGAGGACTCTCGCCAAGGTGGTGCTGGGGCGCTTAAGCATCGCCGAGGGGGAACAGGTAGCCAGTCGCTTGCTCGGTTGTCGGGCCAAGGTAGTCATTTCCCCGTACGCCGACCTAGGGATGGACGTAGACAAGCCACACCAGTTGGAGATGGCCCGTCGGCTGTTGGCCGCCCGCGTCGAGGCACAAACGGCATGA